The Flavobacterium psychrotrophum region TTCATAATAACTAAGGCTGGCATTATACTTTTCTACTTCTTTAACCGCATTGACCAATTGTGCAAACAGTTCTGTTTTTACGGCTGAAGCCTGTGCCTCATAATTTTGATACTCGGCTTTGGCAGCTTTATTTTTTGCCGACTGGCTCCCAAAAAATAGTGGTATGCTAATACCTGCCGTTATGTAACTGAAGCGGTTACCTGTGCCGTAGTAAGTATCCTGTCCGGCGGCATTGGTCTGGAAACCGGTTATGCTCAGGTTATTGTACCCCAGGTTAAAATCAGGCAACATACGGGCACGCTCGGTTTTCCAACGCCATTTTGCGGCTTCGGTTTCGTGTTGCCAAAGTTTTGATAAGGGGAAATCATCAGCGGATTGCATTTCTGAAAGCGGGCTAAAATCAATCTTTATGCTGTCAGTCTGTGGAACATAGCTTACACTGTCCTGCAACACAGCGTTAAACGAGCGGAGTGTAATATCAACATCCTGCTGTATCATATTCAGCTGGTTGGTATAGTATTGCCGTGCCGACTGCGAGGCACTTTTCTCTAACACATTGGTTTCGCCAACCTTAAAACGGAGTTGCGATTTATCTTCCATCAGGCGGTAAATACTATCTGCATACTTTAGTAATTCTCGTTTATTATTCAGCCATTGCAACTCATAATACAGCGTGCGCACACTGGCCTTAATCTGCTGTTGCGTGAGTTGGGTTTGTGCCTTAGCGGCCTCAACTCCGGCCATAAGGGCTTTCTTTTGCCTCGTGTACACCGTTGGGAAATTAAACGACTGGCTTATGCCAAAACGCGTGTCGTTCATGCGGCTGTTAAACTGCCCGTAATCAGCATCAATCACAGTTTTAGGCAAGTCATACGCTGACCTGGTCAGGTAGTTTTTAGATTGCTCGTTGTATTTTGCAGCGCTAACACGTTTGTTGTTTTTAAGGGCAATATCTATGGATTGCTGTAACGAGACTTTTTCAGGTTGCTGCGCAAACATACCGTTTATGCTAAAGATCAACAGTACTATGGTAGCAATATTACCCAAATTCTTCTTTTTCATTTTTCTTTTAAGGGGTTTGATGTGATAGCTCATAAGGTAAATGGCAGGCAGCACAAATAGCGTAAGCAATGTCGCTGTAACCAACCCACCAATAACCACAGTAGCTAAGGGACGCTGCACCTCGGCTCCTGCACCGTTGCTCAGTGCCATAGGTAAAAAGCCAAGCGATGCCACAGCAGCTGTCATCAGTACTGGGCGCAGCCTGTTTTTAGTACCGGTTAGGATAATTTGTAGCGGGTCGGTTTGTTCGCCATATTTCTGTATGCGGTTAAATTCTGATATCAGTACAATACCGTTAAGTACCGCTACGCCAAAGAGCGCAATAAAGCCAACTCCGGCTGAAATACTAAAAGGCATATCACGGAGGAACAACCCAAACACCCCTCCAATAGCCGATAGTGGTATGGCTGTAAAGATGATAATACCCTCTTTAAACGATCGGAACGCGAAATAAAGTAATGCGAATATCATGAGTAGCGCGGCAGGTACGGCAATACCTAGGCGGCTTTTTGCCTGCTGCAGGTTTTCAAAAGCACCGCCATAAGTAATATAATACCCCGGGTCGAATTTAATTTCGGCGTTTACTTTTTGCTGTAGCTCGTTCACAATGCTTTGTACATCGCGTCCACGCACGTTAAAACCAACAATGATACGCCTTTTGGCATCTTCACGCTGTATTTGGTTAGGACCTTCAATTTCCTTTACTGAAGCCACCTGGTACAACGGTATCTGCGCACCCGAAGGTGTTGCTACAAGTAAGTTGCGCACATCATCAATACCTTGCCTGCTATTGTTTTCTACACGCACCACAAGGTCGAACCGTTTTTCTCCTTCATAGATATTACCTGCTACTGCACCGGCAAAAGCGGCATTAACCGTACGGTTAATATCCTGCACGTACAGGCCGTATTTAGCCATTTCTGCCCAGTTGTAGTCAATAACAATCTGTGGCATACCGATAACTTTTTCTACATACAGGTCGGCTGTCCCTTTAACCGTGCGGCTTATGGTACCAAGTTTTTCAGAATATTCCGCCAGCTTATCAAGGTCTTCGCCATATATTTTACATACTACATCCTGTTTGGCACCGGTCATTAGTTCGTTAAAACGCATTTGTACCGGATACTGGAAACCCGTACTTACTCCCGGCGCAACATTCTGTACTGTCTTGGACATTTTTTCTGCCAGTTCGGGGAATGACGATGCGCTTGTCCATTCTGATTTGTCTTTCAGTACAATAATCATATCGCCACCTTCAATAGGCATGGGGTCGGTTGGGATTTCAGCACTACCTATACGCGATACCACTTTTTTAACCTCGGGATATTGCTTTTTCAGTTCCTTCGATATTTTAGTTATCGTTTCAGCTGTGGTAGTAAGGTTTGTACCTAACAACAGGCGGGTTTCTACGGCAAAATCACCTTCTTCAAGCTGAGGGATGAATTCGCCGCCCATTTGCATAAACAGAAACACTGCAATGGCAAATAAGGCAACTGCAATACCTACAAGGGCTTTACGAATTTTTAGCGCCTTATTTAATGCACTTTCATACCAGCCTTCCAACTTAGCCATTACACGGTCGGAAATATTAGACTTATGGCTTATCTTTTTACTGATGAACAGCGCGCTCACCATGGGTACATACGTCAGTGAAAGGATAAATGCCCCAAGTATAGCAAAGGCAACGGTTTGTGCCATAGGCTTAAACATTTTACCTTCAATACCCGAAAGCGAGAGTATGGGCAGGTATACGATAAGGATAATGATTTGCCCGAAAACAGCCGCATTCATCATCCGGGCAGCCGATCCGGACACCTCTTTATCCATTTCGTCCTGCGAAATAGTATTGATGCTCTTATATTTTTCGGACGAATGCAGGTGATGCAGAATGGCTTCCACAATAATCACCGCTCCGTCTACAATAAGGCCAAAGTCAAGCGCACCAAGGCTCATAAGGTTACCGCTTACGCCAAAGGTGTTCATCATGATAATGGCAAACAGCATGGCCAGTGGTATTACCGATGCCACTATAAAACCCGCCCTGAAATTCCCCAGAAACATAACCAATACCAATACTACGATGATGGCACCCTCCAGCAGGTTGTGCTCTACGGTGCCTATAGCATTATCTACCATCTTGGTACGGTCAAGGAACGGTTCTATCTTTAAGCCTTCCGGTAGAATTTTCTCTATCTCAGCGACTTTGGTTTTTACATTGCCTATAACGTTGTTGGCATTCTCGCCCTTAAGCA contains the following coding sequences:
- a CDS encoding CusA/CzcA family heavy metal efflux RND transporter yields the protein MLNKIIQFSVKNKLAIGIFTLLWIVYGVYEVSRLPIDAVPDITNNQVQIITTAPSLGAEDVERLITFPIEQAVSNIPQLKESRSISRFGLSVVSIVFDDDTDVYWARQQVAERLQKVDINENANLPEMAPVTTGLGEIYQYVLKPQPGYENKYSLEELRTIQDWTIRRQLLGTPGIADVSTFGGKLKQYEVAVNPARLKAQNLTISDVFTALNRSNQNTGGAYIEKGPTVSYIRSEGLARSIEDVENIVIKTTQAGTPVLVKNIAEVKYSSAIRYGVLTTDDMGEAVGGIVMMLKGENANNVIGNVKTKVAEIEKILPEGLKIEPFLDRTKMVDNAIGTVEHNLLEGAIIVVLVLVMFLGNFRAGFIVASVIPLAMLFAIIMMNTFGVSGNLMSLGALDFGLIVDGAVIIVEAILHHLHSSEKYKSINTISQDEMDKEVSGSAARMMNAAVFGQIIILIVYLPILSLSGIEGKMFKPMAQTVAFAILGAFILSLTYVPMVSALFISKKISHKSNISDRVMAKLEGWYESALNKALKIRKALVGIAVALFAIAVFLFMQMGGEFIPQLEEGDFAVETRLLLGTNLTTTAETITKISKELKKQYPEVKKVVSRIGSAEIPTDPMPIEGGDMIIVLKDKSEWTSASSFPELAEKMSKTVQNVAPGVSTGFQYPVQMRFNELMTGAKQDVVCKIYGEDLDKLAEYSEKLGTISRTVKGTADLYVEKVIGMPQIVIDYNWAEMAKYGLYVQDINRTVNAAFAGAVAGNIYEGEKRFDLVVRVENNSRQGIDDVRNLLVATPSGAQIPLYQVASVKEIEGPNQIQREDAKRRIIVGFNVRGRDVQSIVNELQQKVNAEIKFDPGYYITYGGAFENLQQAKSRLGIAVPAALLMIFALLYFAFRSFKEGIIIFTAIPLSAIGGVFGLFLRDMPFSISAGVGFIALFGVAVLNGIVLISEFNRIQKYGEQTDPLQIILTGTKNRLRPVLMTAAVASLGFLPMALSNGAGAEVQRPLATVVIGGLVTATLLTLFVLPAIYLMSYHIKPLKRKMKKKNLGNIATIVLLIFSINGMFAQQPEKVSLQQSIDIALKNNKRVSAAKYNEQSKNYLTRSAYDLPKTVIDADYGQFNSRMNDTRFGISQSFNFPTVYTRQKKALMAGVEAAKAQTQLTQQQIKASVRTLYYELQWLNNKRELLKYADSIYRLMEDKSQLRFKVGETNVLEKSASQSARQYYTNQLNMIQQDVDITLRSFNAVLQDSVSYVPQTDSIKIDFSPLSEMQSADDFPLSKLWQHETEAAKWRWKTERARMLPDFNLGYNNLSITGFQTNAAGQDTYYGTGNRFSYITAGISIPLFFGSQSAKNKAAKAEYQNYEAQASAVKTELFAQLVNAVKEVEKYNASLSYYENEGLANAQTIINAANDQLGNGDIDYLQWVVVVNQAITIKNEYLDTVNNYNKAVIALQTLTNL